In Sphingobacterium sp. PCS056, the following proteins share a genomic window:
- a CDS encoding metal-dependent transcriptional regulator, with amino-acid sequence MISQTEENYLKALFALTSTKGEASVNELSKMLDIKMPTVNGMMKRLSEKDFVIYESYKPLKLTEKGRKEASLIIRKHRLTEMYLVEKMGFGWEEVHDIAEQIEHIQSPAFFGKMDEILGFPEVDPHGSPIPDENGKVIVKDFDRLSDCESGDVVKFMAVKPSSEELLKFLNSRELVLGAVITIQSVELFDKSMSVNYAHREMEVLSNMVCEKLLVERVAK; translated from the coding sequence ATGATATCACAGACGGAAGAAAATTATCTGAAAGCATTATTTGCTTTGACGAGTACAAAAGGTGAAGCTAGTGTAAATGAATTAAGTAAAATGCTGGACATTAAAATGCCTACCGTAAATGGTATGATGAAACGTCTTAGTGAAAAAGATTTTGTTATTTATGAAAGTTATAAACCTTTGAAACTAACGGAAAAGGGAAGAAAAGAAGCATCATTAATTATTCGGAAACATCGTCTGACAGAAATGTATCTGGTGGAAAAAATGGGATTTGGTTGGGAGGAAGTACATGACATTGCTGAACAAATTGAACATATACAGTCTCCGGCTTTTTTTGGTAAAATGGATGAAATCTTAGGTTTTCCTGAGGTGGATCCACATGGTTCGCCTATACCTGATGAAAATGGTAAAGTGATCGTTAAGGATTTTGATAGGTTGAGTGATTGTGAAAGTGGCGATGTTGTAAAATTTATGGCAGTGAAACCGTCTTCGGAAGAATTGCTTAAATTTTTAAATAGCCGCGAATTGGTACTGGGAGCTGTGATTACTATACAATCTGTTGAATTGTTTGATAAAAGCATGTCGGTCAATTATGCGCATAGAGAGATGGAGGTCTTGAGTAATATGGTTTGTGAAAAATTACTTGTAGAACGTGTTGCTAAATAA
- a CDS encoding DUF3472 domain-containing protein — MKKTHLTGVLFATLATISCSKEIVKSRLEKPSATISQSDKDLPNLILTGSNAAPSQHLVYSFPNDAVLKMGKIKITNTAKTEYFSVLNYDGGYMGLQDTPDLRYGTSNIMLASLWDKNTATNNLAFYSYLDSKTVASRFGGEGDGQKTLNPYHWSINTWYNMVIRSWKENGKIYIANFVQDLSTGKWLHTSTIGREASAGYLGSGSGTFLENWVGDNPSYDGRFHRKALLKDNWNLSVNNVWEKSSSRYFSANDNDAARNGQFDRAFNVGYNSAEDAYFMEHGGSTTPDPAFGTGRVLNLPEQAGQGTAPILTTIENSYSTARYHNNKLIVSWGINENKSPQLRYKLELLNASGSVLQTQEKIKPEKRIDTLSSTLANGNYTIRITLTDIFNQQAPAKLVPITVFNTNDTYKIKNVSSGKYLTVRDNSTANSAQIVQYSAHTSDFQKWKIVSGSSGYTLVNVGSSKSVDIPASTDDLNTGLIQYSSSTNQNQQWTFNFLDISNTVFIRSILSKGLIIDNPGSSTSDNTQVVLYSINNNLGSNNQRWVLEKQ, encoded by the coding sequence ATGAAAAAAACACATCTCACAGGCGTACTATTCGCAACACTCGCTACGATTTCCTGCTCAAAAGAAATTGTAAAATCAAGATTAGAAAAACCCTCTGCGACCATCTCACAGAGTGATAAAGATCTACCCAATCTGATATTAACAGGAAGTAATGCTGCACCCTCACAGCATCTCGTCTATAGTTTTCCAAATGATGCGGTATTGAAGATGGGCAAAATAAAGATTACAAATACAGCTAAAACCGAATATTTCTCGGTGCTCAATTATGATGGTGGATATATGGGTTTACAAGACACACCAGATCTGCGTTATGGAACATCCAATATTATGCTTGCTTCGCTGTGGGATAAAAATACCGCAACAAATAATCTCGCTTTCTATTCATATTTAGATAGCAAAACAGTTGCTAGTCGTTTCGGAGGTGAAGGAGATGGTCAAAAAACATTGAATCCATATCATTGGAGCATCAATACGTGGTACAATATGGTCATCCGTTCTTGGAAGGAAAACGGAAAAATATACATTGCCAATTTCGTTCAAGACCTCTCAACGGGAAAATGGTTACACACCTCCACCATCGGTAGAGAAGCTAGCGCAGGATATTTAGGTTCGGGCAGTGGTACATTTTTAGAAAACTGGGTAGGCGACAATCCGAGCTATGATGGCAGATTCCATAGAAAAGCATTGTTGAAAGATAATTGGAACCTCAGTGTGAATAATGTTTGGGAAAAATCGAGCAGTCGTTATTTCTCGGCCAATGATAATGATGCTGCACGAAATGGGCAATTTGATCGAGCATTTAATGTCGGTTACAATAGTGCCGAGGACGCGTATTTTATGGAGCATGGAGGTTCCACGACTCCAGATCCAGCTTTTGGTACTGGTCGTGTCTTAAACTTACCAGAACAGGCAGGACAAGGAACCGCTCCAATATTGACGACGATTGAAAATAGCTATAGTACCGCTCGTTATCATAATAATAAATTAATTGTTTCTTGGGGAATCAACGAGAACAAATCTCCACAACTACGCTATAAACTTGAACTATTAAATGCTTCAGGTTCCGTTTTACAGACACAAGAAAAAATAAAACCAGAGAAAAGAATAGATACCCTTTCCAGTACTTTAGCAAATGGAAATTATACCATTAGGATCACATTGACAGATATCTTTAATCAACAAGCTCCGGCAAAATTAGTTCCTATAACAGTTTTCAATACTAATGATACGTATAAGATTAAAAATGTCAGTAGCGGTAAGTATCTCACAGTTCGGGATAATAGTACAGCCAATTCTGCTCAAATTGTACAATACAGTGCTCATACAAGCGATTTTCAAAAATGGAAAATTGTCAGTGGCAGTTCCGGATATACATTAGTTAATGTTGGAAGTTCCAAATCCGTCGATATCCCGGCCAGTACAGATGATCTCAACACCGGATTGATTCAGTACAGTAGCTCAACAAATCAAAATCAACAATGGACCTTTAACTTTTTAGATATCAGCAATACAGTCTTTATAAGAAGTATACTGAGCAAAGGATTGATCATAGACAACCCTGGAAGCAGTACAAGCGACAATACGCAAGTCGTATTATACAGTATCAATAATAATCTTGGCAGCAACAATCAAAGGTGGGTCTTAGAGAAACAATAA
- a CDS encoding lmo0937 family membrane protein: protein MGNLLYIIAVILVIIWAISFLGGFYSGGIIHVLLVIAIIVVLLRVIRGNA, encoded by the coding sequence ATGGGAAATTTATTATACATCATCGCAGTAATTTTAGTCATTATCTGGGCGATCAGTTTTTTAGGAGGATTTTACAGTGGAGGTATTATCCATGTTTTGTTAGTAATCGCAATTATTGTCGTGTTACTACGGGTTATTCGAGGAAATGCATAA
- a CDS encoding metallophosphoesterase family protein: protein MKFYSSICFLLSLYAIHPVFSQSSTRDLNQEKINKNLKILVLSDLNDGYGSTTYSQEVLDVVDRIAELKPDLILCGGDMVAGQKKTLTRVDLEAMWAGFDRVVLQPIKTAAVPFGFTMGNHDASPGYALDREVSALFWNNHKRDVNLTFIDSSHFPYYYSYLKNNVLIISWDASSAQIPNDIKSWMKEQLNSSLARKTRFKIVLGHLPLYALVESKNKPGEVLEQADETLAFLKENGVDLYLSGHQHVYYPAQKESVILYHSGCLGGGPRSLLGDDQVPYKAYGLIEIPKKINKKKDVKINGIKAVDHQEIELHKLPVQVSGFNGTLNRIDVVK from the coding sequence ATGAAATTTTACTCCTCTATTTGTTTTCTACTTTCATTGTATGCTATTCATCCTGTATTTTCACAATCATCCACTCGGGATCTGAATCAAGAAAAGATCAATAAAAATCTTAAGATTTTGGTCTTATCAGATTTAAATGACGGCTATGGGTCGACCACTTATAGTCAAGAAGTATTGGATGTGGTAGACCGAATTGCTGAGCTGAAGCCAGATCTTATTTTATGTGGCGGAGATATGGTCGCTGGTCAGAAAAAAACTTTGACGCGAGTAGATCTAGAGGCCATGTGGGCAGGATTTGATCGGGTTGTTTTACAACCAATAAAGACAGCTGCTGTACCTTTTGGATTTACCATGGGCAATCATGATGCTTCTCCTGGTTACGCTTTAGATCGTGAAGTTTCAGCGTTATTTTGGAACAATCATAAGCGTGATGTGAATCTGACTTTTATAGACAGCAGTCATTTTCCATATTATTATTCCTACTTGAAAAATAACGTATTGATCATCTCATGGGATGCCTCTTCTGCTCAGATACCAAATGATATAAAAAGTTGGATGAAAGAACAATTGAACTCTTCCTTGGCTAGAAAAACAAGATTTAAAATTGTACTCGGGCATCTTCCTTTATATGCTCTCGTTGAATCCAAGAACAAACCTGGTGAAGTATTGGAACAAGCTGATGAAACCTTAGCTTTTTTAAAGGAAAATGGAGTTGATCTATATCTGTCTGGTCATCAACATGTCTATTACCCCGCACAGAAAGAAAGTGTCATATTATATCATAGTGGATGTTTAGGTGGGGGACCACGATCTTTATTAGGAGATGATCAAGTGCCTTATAAGGCATATGGTCTGATTGAAATACCGAAGAAGATCAATAAAAAAAAGGATGTCAAAATCAATGGTATAAAGGCGGTTGATCATCAGGAAATTGAACTTCACAAGTTACCTGTTCAGGTGTCGGGTTTTAATGGTACATTGAATCGGATAGATGTTGTTAAGTAG